The following proteins come from a genomic window of Spongiibacter tropicus DSM 19543:
- the rapA gene encoding RNA polymerase-associated protein RapA has translation MPETFAAGQRWISTPEPDLGLGIILEAANRRVVIAFPAAEEERTYAADRAPLSRVQFQIGDTIDVPELPPMKVREVQEHNQCLVYFAEDAHGDVHPVPEQILSAQIQLHSARDRLLAGQLDHPKRFALRVSTLEQRNRARASHSRGLLGPRVELLPHQFYIAREVGGRAQPRVLLADEVGLGKTIEAGLILHQQLLDERIKRVVILVPESLSHQWLVEMRRRFNLNFSLFNEARCRDLDPYRDDADTVFFDEDAEKAREQNPFESEQLIIAAIDWLTAHPRRGQQLRDAGWDTLIVDEAHHLQWREDGSSDPGYALLESLCAAIPSVLLLTATPENAGIEGHFARLRLLDPQRYSSLQAFRDEQAQYGVISELIQQLRADEAGVQAQLADYLDDALLADFIAQPDTHRNAVIEALLDRFGTGRSLFRNTRASVGGFPERALQEHPLAAPDGFPSERRDATLEAQLQPEGLLGDDWTSRDPRVQWLEKFLLNRPDERCLLICADTDTARDLELFIRLRRGIASAVFHEDMSLLERDRAAAYFADADDGAQLLVCSEIGSEGRNFQFAEHLILFDLPLNPDLLEQRIGRLDRIGRRYSVQIHVPFYEHSAQQDLLHWYRDALAIFSEPCTIGSAMMQRFDERLRETLINADAMPQLLSDAAEQAQALRQQLHSGRNQLLELNSCRRDIADALIDSVEAEQRGSELAAYLEQLADQFGLEHEDHSDNAIILRPGEHMLSDAFSELPEEGMTGTFDRRRALSREDMAFLTWEHPLLRDAMELIANGDFGSACINTLSVKGLPAGTMLLETFFNPSVQAPAALALDRYLPAHSARLLLDSRGRQLTDKVSHAQLNALCQNVKKSVVPALMRQIREPLTELLNQMESLAATQQDDWRQQALSQYEQARRTERARLQALAERNPAVGEDEIEHFDRDTEQGKRHIQALQLSTHALRLAIIS, from the coding sequence ATGCCTGAAACATTCGCCGCCGGCCAACGCTGGATCAGTACACCCGAACCCGACCTGGGGCTCGGCATTATCCTCGAAGCGGCTAATCGCCGCGTTGTTATCGCCTTCCCTGCTGCAGAAGAAGAGCGCACCTATGCCGCTGATCGCGCGCCGCTGTCACGGGTGCAATTTCAAATCGGCGACACCATAGACGTGCCGGAACTGCCGCCGATGAAAGTGCGGGAGGTTCAGGAACACAATCAGTGCCTGGTGTACTTTGCCGAAGATGCCCACGGCGATGTTCACCCGGTGCCGGAGCAAATACTCAGCGCCCAGATCCAGTTGCACAGCGCCCGCGATCGGCTGCTGGCGGGACAACTCGACCACCCCAAGCGCTTCGCCCTGCGCGTCAGCACGCTGGAGCAGCGCAATCGCGCCCGAGCCAGTCACAGCCGCGGGCTACTCGGCCCTCGCGTCGAGCTGCTGCCCCATCAGTTCTACATCGCACGGGAAGTCGGCGGTCGCGCCCAGCCAAGAGTCCTGCTGGCCGATGAAGTCGGCCTGGGAAAAACCATTGAAGCGGGCCTGATTCTGCATCAGCAATTACTGGACGAACGCATCAAGCGCGTGGTGATTCTGGTGCCGGAAAGCCTCAGCCATCAGTGGCTGGTGGAGATGCGCCGCCGCTTCAACCTCAACTTCTCGCTGTTTAATGAGGCACGCTGCCGGGATCTTGACCCCTATCGCGACGATGCCGACACGGTGTTCTTTGATGAAGACGCGGAGAAAGCGCGAGAACAGAACCCCTTCGAAAGCGAACAACTGATCATCGCCGCCATCGACTGGCTGACCGCCCACCCTCGGCGCGGACAGCAGTTGCGTGACGCCGGCTGGGACACACTGATTGTCGACGAGGCCCACCACCTGCAATGGCGGGAGGATGGAAGCAGCGACCCCGGCTACGCGCTGCTGGAATCACTCTGTGCAGCGATTCCCTCCGTTTTGCTGCTGACCGCCACGCCCGAAAATGCGGGGATCGAGGGCCACTTTGCCCGCCTGCGCCTGCTCGATCCCCAGCGCTACAGCAGCCTGCAAGCGTTCCGCGATGAGCAGGCCCAGTACGGCGTGATCAGTGAACTGATTCAACAGCTTCGCGCCGACGAGGCCGGTGTCCAGGCTCAGCTGGCAGACTACCTGGATGATGCCCTGCTTGCCGACTTTATCGCCCAACCAGATACTCATCGGAACGCCGTGATCGAGGCACTGCTTGATCGCTTCGGCACCGGCCGCAGTCTGTTCCGCAACACCCGTGCGTCGGTCGGCGGTTTTCCCGAGCGCGCACTTCAGGAACACCCGCTGGCGGCGCCGGACGGCTTTCCCTCCGAACGCCGCGACGCAACGCTGGAAGCACAATTGCAGCCGGAAGGGCTGCTGGGCGACGACTGGACAAGCCGCGACCCCCGCGTGCAATGGCTGGAGAAATTTCTGCTCAACCGGCCGGATGAACGCTGCCTGCTGATCTGTGCCGACACCGATACAGCGCGCGATCTGGAATTGTTTATCCGCCTGCGACGGGGCATTGCCAGCGCGGTTTTCCACGAGGACATGTCGCTGCTGGAGCGCGACCGCGCCGCGGCCTATTTCGCCGACGCCGACGATGGCGCCCAACTGTTGGTGTGCTCGGAAATCGGCAGCGAAGGCCGCAATTTCCAGTTTGCCGAACACCTGATTCTGTTCGATCTGCCGCTCAATCCCGACCTGCTTGAGCAGCGCATCGGCCGACTAGACCGTATCGGCAGGCGGTACAGCGTACAAATTCATGTCCCCTTTTATGAGCACAGTGCCCAGCAGGATCTGCTGCACTGGTACCGCGATGCTCTGGCCATATTCTCGGAACCCTGCACCATCGGCAGCGCCATGATGCAGCGCTTTGACGAACGGCTTAGAGAAACCCTGATTAACGCCGATGCCATGCCACAGCTATTGAGTGACGCCGCCGAACAGGCGCAGGCGCTGCGCCAACAGCTTCACTCCGGTCGCAATCAACTGTTGGAGCTGAACTCCTGTCGTCGCGATATTGCCGATGCGCTGATCGACAGCGTAGAAGCCGAGCAGCGCGGCAGCGAGTTAGCGGCGTATCTCGAACAGCTTGCCGACCAGTTTGGTCTGGAGCACGAAGACCACAGCGACAATGCCATTATTCTGCGCCCCGGCGAGCATATGCTCAGCGACGCCTTCAGCGAACTGCCGGAAGAGGGTATGACCGGTACCTTTGACCGCCGCCGGGCACTCAGCCGCGAGGACATGGCCTTCCTGACCTGGGAGCACCCGCTGCTGCGCGATGCCATGGAGCTGATTGCCAATGGCGATTTTGGCAGCGCCTGTATCAACACCCTTTCCGTGAAGGGCTTGCCCGCCGGTACCATGCTGCTGGAAACCTTTTTCAACCCGAGCGTGCAAGCGCCTGCCGCGCTGGCACTGGATCGCTACCTGCCCGCCCACAGCGCGCGCCTGCTGCTGGACAGTCGGGGCCGACAGCTGACGGATAAAGTGAGCCACGCGCAACTCAATGCCCTGTGTCAGAATGTGAAGAAAAGCGTGGTACCGGCGCTGATGCGCCAGATTCGCGAGCCCCTGACCGAGCTGCTCAACCAGATGGAGTCGCTCGCTGCAACTCAGCAGGACGACTGGCGCCAGCAGGCGCTGAGTCAGTACGAGCAGGCACGGCGCACTGAGCGGGCTCGTCTGCAGGCGCTTGCTGAACGCAACCCCGCCGTTGGCGAGGACGAGATCGAGCACTTTGATCGGGATACCGAGCAGGGCAAACGCCACATACAGGCGCTGCAACTCAGCACACACGCGCTGCGTCTGGCGATTATCAGCTAA
- the crp gene encoding cAMP-activated global transcriptional regulator CRP, translated as MFQAPKPEIPNLDDFLAYCHRRRHPSKSTLIYAGDDSDALYYIIDGSVTVLIEDDDGREMIVAYLNKGDFFGEMGVFDEDIPPTRSAWVKSRTDCEIAEISYAKFRELREQYPDVLLALGKQMAKRLRLTTRKVGDLAFLDVTGRVARTLLDLCKQPDAMTHPDGMQIKITRQEIGRIVGCSREMVGRVLKTLEEQGLVHVKGKTMVVYGTR; from the coding sequence GTGTTCCAGGCACCAAAGCCCGAAATTCCAAATCTCGACGATTTCCTCGCCTATTGTCATCGCCGTCGCCATCCCAGCAAAAGCACGCTGATCTATGCGGGCGACGACAGCGATGCCTTGTACTACATCATCGACGGCTCGGTCACTGTGTTGATTGAGGACGACGACGGTCGCGAAATGATTGTCGCCTACCTCAACAAAGGTGACTTCTTCGGTGAAATGGGCGTCTTCGATGAAGATATCCCCCCGACCCGCAGCGCTTGGGTAAAAAGCCGTACCGACTGCGAGATCGCGGAAATCAGCTATGCCAAGTTCCGCGAACTGCGCGAGCAGTATCCCGATGTGCTGCTGGCACTGGGCAAGCAGATGGCCAAGCGCCTGCGCCTGACCACCCGCAAAGTCGGCGACCTCGCCTTCCTCGACGTCACCGGTCGCGTTGCCCGCACACTGCTTGACCTGTGCAAGCAACCGGATGCCATGACTCACCCGGACGGGATGCAGATCAAGATCACCCGTCAGGAAATTGGTCGTATCGTTGGCTGCTCACGGGAAATGGTGGGCCGTGTACTCAAAACCCTGGAAGAACAGGGACTGGTTCACGTGAAAGGCAAAACGATGGTGGTGTACGGCACCCGCTAA
- the purD gene encoding phosphoribosylamine--glycine ligase: protein MNVLIIGNGGREHALAWKAAQSANVETVYVAPGNAGTALDQGIENVDIAVSDFAALADFASNNNVGLTIVGPEAPLVDGVVDYFSERQLPCFGPSKGAAQLEGSKAFTKDFLARHAIPTAAYANFTELEPALAYLREQGAPIVVKADGLAAGKGVIVAETLEQAEEAVRDMLSGNAFGDAGCRVVIEEFLQGEEASFIVMVDGENVLPMATSQDHKRVGDGDTGPNTGGMGAYSPAPVVTDAVHQRIMNEVILPTVRGMEQEGNRYTGFLYAGLMINPAGEPKVIEYNCRFGDPETQPIMLRLQSDLVELCLTALRGELDSADASWDPRPAVGVVMAAGGYPASYDKGDEITGIPAETGSSKVFHAGTSLQDGKLVTSGGRVLCATAMGDRVSDAQALAYQLVDQIQWRGAFCRRDIAYRAIARE, encoded by the coding sequence ATGAACGTTTTGATTATTGGCAACGGCGGTCGCGAACACGCCCTGGCATGGAAAGCGGCGCAGTCTGCAAATGTTGAAACCGTCTATGTCGCACCGGGCAATGCGGGCACCGCGCTGGACCAGGGCATCGAGAATGTCGACATCGCCGTCAGCGACTTTGCCGCTCTCGCCGACTTCGCCAGCAACAACAATGTCGGCCTGACCATCGTCGGCCCCGAAGCACCGCTGGTTGACGGTGTGGTCGACTACTTCAGCGAACGCCAGCTACCCTGCTTCGGCCCCAGCAAAGGCGCCGCGCAACTGGAAGGCTCCAAGGCTTTCACCAAGGATTTTCTCGCCCGCCACGCAATTCCCACGGCGGCCTATGCCAATTTCACTGAGCTGGAACCCGCTCTGGCCTACCTCCGCGAACAAGGCGCGCCCATCGTAGTGAAAGCCGACGGTCTGGCGGCCGGTAAAGGCGTGATTGTGGCCGAGACACTGGAGCAGGCAGAAGAAGCCGTGCGCGACATGCTGTCGGGCAATGCCTTTGGCGACGCCGGTTGCCGCGTGGTGATTGAAGAATTTCTGCAAGGCGAAGAAGCCAGCTTTATTGTGATGGTCGACGGCGAGAATGTGCTGCCCATGGCCACCAGCCAGGATCACAAGCGCGTCGGCGACGGCGACACCGGACCAAACACCGGCGGCATGGGCGCCTACTCGCCCGCCCCCGTGGTGACCGATGCCGTACACCAACGCATTATGAACGAAGTGATTCTGCCCACCGTGCGCGGCATGGAGCAGGAAGGCAACCGCTACACCGGCTTTCTCTACGCGGGCCTGATGATCAACCCCGCGGGCGAGCCCAAAGTCATCGAGTACAACTGCCGCTTTGGCGACCCGGAAACCCAGCCCATTATGCTGCGCCTGCAGTCGGATCTGGTTGAACTTTGCCTGACCGCTCTGCGCGGCGAGCTGGATAGCGCCGACGCTAGCTGGGACCCTCGCCCTGCCGTGGGTGTGGTCATGGCCGCGGGCGGCTATCCCGCCAGCTATGACAAAGGCGATGAGATTACCGGCATTCCAGCAGAAACCGGCAGCAGTAAAGTCTTCCACGCGGGCACCAGCCTGCAGGATGGCAAACTGGTCACCAGTGGTGGTCGCGTATTGTGCGCCACGGCAATGGGCGACCGGGTGAGCGATGCCCAGGCGCTTGCCTACCAGCTTGTTGACCAGATACAGTGGCGTGGAGCCTTTTGTCGCCGCGATATTGCCTACCGCGCTATCGCCCGCGAATAA
- the purH gene encoding bifunctional phosphoribosylaminoimidazolecarboxamide formyltransferase/IMP cyclohydrolase, whose translation MTTETTSRPVKRALISVSDKSGIVDFARQLTEMGVELLSTGGTFRLLQDNSIAVTEVADYTGFPEMMDGRVKTLHPKVHGGILGRRGTDDAVMGEHGINAIDMVVVNLYPFEATVAKPDCTLEDAIENIDIGGPTMVRAAAKNHRDVAIVVNASDYDAIIEEMRANNGATQHSTRFDLAIKAYEHTAAYDGAIANYFGRLVPGGSAKFPRTFNSQFVKAQEMRYGENPHQDSAFYVERHPSEASIATATQLQGKELSYNNIADTDAALECVKSFTKPACVIVKHANPCGVAVSLNGIGEAYDLAFATDPESAFGGIIAFNRELDAATAQAICERQFVEVIIAPSVSDEALAVVAAKKNVRLLSCGQWAVPLPALDYKRVNGGLLVQDRDLGMITEQDLKVVTKRQPTEAEIHDLIFAWKVAKFVKSNAIVYAKNRQTIGVGAGQMSRVNSARIAAIKAEHAGLPVEGAVMASDAFFPFRDGIDNAAKVGISCIIQPGGSIRDEEVIAAADEHGMTMVFTGMRHFRH comes from the coding sequence ATGACTACCGAGACGACTTCACGCCCCGTTAAACGCGCGCTTATCAGCGTATCTGACAAATCAGGCATCGTCGATTTTGCCCGCCAGCTCACCGAGATGGGCGTCGAACTGCTGTCGACTGGCGGCACCTTCCGCCTGCTGCAAGACAACAGCATTGCTGTGACCGAAGTCGCCGACTACACCGGTTTCCCCGAAATGATGGACGGTCGGGTGAAAACACTGCACCCCAAAGTACACGGCGGCATTCTCGGTCGTCGCGGCACCGATGACGCGGTAATGGGCGAGCACGGCATCAATGCTATCGATATGGTCGTGGTCAACCTCTACCCCTTTGAAGCGACCGTTGCCAAGCCGGACTGCACACTGGAAGACGCCATCGAGAATATCGATATCGGCGGACCGACCATGGTGCGCGCTGCGGCAAAAAACCACCGCGATGTGGCGATTGTGGTGAACGCGAGCGACTACGACGCCATCATTGAAGAGATGCGTGCCAACAACGGCGCCACCCAGCACAGCACCCGCTTTGATCTGGCGATTAAAGCCTACGAACACACTGCCGCGTACGACGGCGCCATCGCCAATTACTTTGGCCGACTGGTACCGGGCGGCAGCGCCAAGTTCCCGCGCACATTCAACAGCCAGTTTGTGAAAGCGCAGGAAATGCGCTACGGCGAGAACCCGCATCAGGACTCGGCATTTTATGTTGAGCGCCACCCCAGCGAGGCCAGCATTGCCACCGCCACTCAGCTACAGGGTAAAGAGCTCTCCTACAACAATATTGCCGACACCGACGCCGCACTGGAGTGCGTGAAAAGCTTCACCAAGCCCGCCTGTGTGATCGTTAAGCACGCCAACCCCTGTGGTGTTGCCGTATCGCTGAACGGCATTGGCGAAGCCTACGACCTGGCTTTTGCCACTGACCCCGAGTCCGCATTCGGCGGCATTATCGCCTTCAACCGCGAACTGGATGCCGCCACCGCGCAAGCGATCTGCGAGCGCCAGTTTGTGGAAGTCATCATCGCGCCCAGCGTCAGCGACGAAGCACTGGCCGTTGTGGCGGCCAAGAAAAATGTGCGCCTGCTGAGCTGCGGCCAATGGGCCGTGCCGCTGCCCGCACTGGACTACAAGCGCGTGAACGGCGGCCTGCTGGTTCAAGATCGCGACCTCGGCATGATCACCGAGCAGGACCTGAAAGTAGTCACCAAGCGCCAGCCGACGGAAGCGGAAATTCACGACCTGATCTTCGCCTGGAAAGTGGCGAAGTTCGTTAAATCCAACGCCATTGTCTACGCCAAAAACCGTCAGACCATCGGCGTGGGCGCCGGCCAGATGAGCCGCGTTAACTCAGCGCGCATCGCAGCGATCAAGGCCGAGCACGCCGGTTTGCCGGTTGAAGGCGCGGTCATGGCCTCGGACGCGTTCTTCCCCTTCCGCGACGGCATCGACAACGCGGCCAAGGTGGGCATTAGCTGCATTATTCAGCCGGGCGGCTCCATTCGTGATGAAGAAGTGATCGCCGCCGCCGACGAGCATGGCATGACCATGGTCTTCACCGGCATGCGCCACTTCCGTCACTGA
- a CDS encoding OsmC family protein: MKATVKWVDGAMFLGESGSGHSVVMDGPEDHGGRNMGIRPMEMLLVGMGGCASFDVMSMLKKSRQDVRDCRCELQAERADAVPAVFEKITMNFIVSGKGLKEAHIKRAVELSAEKYCSASIMMEKAGVEIVHAYQIEEVE, from the coding sequence ATGAAAGCAACGGTGAAATGGGTGGACGGTGCCATGTTCCTGGGCGAGTCCGGCAGCGGTCACAGTGTGGTGATGGATGGTCCGGAGGATCACGGCGGCCGTAACATGGGCATTCGCCCGATGGAAATGCTGCTGGTTGGTATGGGCGGCTGCGCCTCTTTCGATGTGATGAGCATGCTCAAAAAGTCGCGTCAGGATGTGCGCGATTGCCGATGCGAACTGCAGGCCGAGCGCGCCGATGCCGTGCCCGCCGTGTTTGAAAAAATCACGATGAACTTCATTGTCAGTGGCAAAGGGCTGAAGGAAGCGCATATCAAACGCGCGGTGGAGCTGTCGGCAGAGAAATACTGCTCGGCGTCCATTATGATGGAAAAGGCCGGTGTGGAGATTGTCCACGCCTATCAGATAGAGGAAGTGGAGTAA
- a CDS encoding hybrid sensor histidine kinase/response regulator, with product MRNSVSMLPAGSLLWLILLSLFSARLGAAPLLLDERQDRLDLSHYAQVLEDRSGDWQIADVDNRGLQRSFRPVENGDLHLDKRVQRYWFRFSLRNISGEPSKRIFEIRPAYLGDITVYARSSNDSGTASQLIPALPKEEMLRPQNVMALTVPPHSDLHVFVLVENHGDYRSSIGLYQQSEFFWLSSYYDAFNALMLGILCSILMYCVIAFVVYKEPLFINQVAFCILVALSQLTSWGYIQFPLITPSPMSPTMLAFTLAILLTEVIFAQRFPIYSGVAASLWKKLFRLLTALLILGIVLSPLLQGLYVVITLSLVMPIIMLSLIVAAINGFFVSTSRLLFYYLLATAALLASYLTALLAFFLGLIDIYELNLAFAVIAVASAASRIALLIARTRKRWHKQYQEAQRVAVVGEVNRAKSDILSRITHEIRTPISAIVGVTELLEDSSSLTTAQEEYLRSLQRSSHELLQLLEEAGQAARFSDSDMELRSQIMSFPELVGDALAGFRNLAAERDLELIADISPELPSQLLGDPSRIRQLLIHSVNSAFEHSENGFILLKIHPASPRPGHIHIEVSHRGRPFDAEERQALYPAKQELHENNVLSTRFAIISRLVSLMRGQISVRSAGNRDLHTLCMSIQLNVASDRSLSEHSVALLSGKRLLVVDSNKTFCEVINKQCSAWGMTVFSAASEQAAIAILRNQRLLQAPLDFILIDHRQPENGLHLAHRIAEENKDAADHPSILLLAHANIDYDQDVLRQARVQKVLSKPLASSALRSALLGESRFNASNPNRQIDPQTDYSDAATKTLQCLIAEDNPSNALVLKRMLSNLEIEVQHAENGQQALNQFLRTQFDLVILDIEMPVMDGLETARQMRHFENEEGRRRTPIFGLSANALDEQRDNYLNSGIDLHLVKPIRQWELAEAIQRWTGYTHHKS from the coding sequence GTGCGCAACTCCGTGTCAATGCTGCCCGCGGGCAGCCTGCTCTGGCTGATTCTACTCAGCCTGTTCAGCGCTCGCCTCGGGGCTGCCCCGCTGCTGCTCGATGAGCGGCAGGATCGGCTCGATCTTTCCCATTATGCCCAGGTCCTCGAGGACCGCAGCGGCGACTGGCAAATTGCGGATGTCGACAACCGCGGCCTGCAACGCAGTTTCCGTCCGGTCGAAAACGGCGATCTGCATCTGGACAAGCGGGTGCAGCGCTACTGGTTTCGTTTCAGCCTGAGAAATATCAGCGGCGAGCCAAGCAAGCGGATTTTTGAAATCCGTCCCGCCTACCTCGGCGATATCACCGTATACGCCCGTAGCAGCAACGACTCGGGAACGGCAAGCCAACTCATCCCCGCGCTCCCGAAAGAGGAGATGTTGCGCCCACAGAATGTGATGGCGCTGACCGTGCCGCCACACAGCGACCTGCACGTCTTCGTCCTTGTCGAGAACCACGGTGACTACCGCAGCAGTATCGGTCTGTATCAGCAATCTGAATTCTTCTGGCTGAGTAGCTATTACGACGCCTTTAACGCGCTGATGCTGGGGATTCTCTGCAGCATTCTGATGTACTGCGTGATTGCCTTTGTCGTCTACAAAGAGCCCCTGTTCATCAACCAGGTCGCGTTCTGCATCCTGGTGGCGCTCTCCCAGCTCACTTCCTGGGGGTATATCCAATTCCCCCTGATCACGCCCTCGCCGATGAGCCCCACCATGCTGGCGTTCACCCTGGCGATTCTGCTGACCGAGGTCATCTTCGCCCAGCGTTTTCCTATTTACAGCGGCGTTGCCGCAAGCCTATGGAAAAAACTGTTCCGGCTGCTCACCGCGCTGCTCATTCTCGGCATCGTATTGTCGCCGCTGCTGCAGGGACTGTATGTCGTCATTACACTGTCGCTGGTAATGCCGATCATCATGCTGTCGCTGATTGTTGCCGCCATCAATGGCTTTTTTGTCAGCACCAGTCGCCTGCTGTTTTACTACCTGCTGGCAACCGCCGCACTATTGGCCTCCTACCTCACCGCCCTGCTCGCCTTCTTCCTGGGCCTTATCGATATCTACGAACTCAATCTGGCGTTTGCGGTGATCGCGGTAGCCAGTGCCGCCAGCCGGATTGCGCTGTTGATCGCCCGCACCCGCAAACGCTGGCACAAGCAATATCAGGAAGCACAGCGTGTCGCAGTTGTCGGCGAGGTGAACCGCGCCAAAAGCGATATTCTGTCGCGCATTACCCACGAGATTCGTACGCCAATCAGTGCCATCGTCGGGGTAACCGAGCTGCTGGAGGACAGCAGCAGCCTGACCACTGCGCAAGAGGAATACCTCCGCAGCCTGCAACGCTCCAGTCACGAACTGCTGCAATTGCTGGAAGAGGCGGGACAGGCCGCGCGATTCAGCGACAGCGACATGGAGCTGCGCAGTCAGATCATGTCATTCCCGGAGCTGGTGGGCGATGCTCTGGCGGGTTTCCGTAATCTGGCCGCGGAGCGAGATCTGGAGCTGATCGCCGACATTTCACCGGAGCTGCCCTCGCAACTGCTCGGCGACCCGTCCCGAATTCGCCAGCTGCTGATTCACAGCGTCAACAGTGCATTCGAGCACAGTGAAAACGGCTTTATTCTGCTGAAGATTCACCCCGCCTCGCCCCGCCCGGGGCACATCCATATTGAAGTCTCGCATCGCGGACGCCCCTTTGACGCCGAAGAGCGCCAAGCGCTTTATCCCGCGAAACAGGAGCTTCACGAGAACAATGTGTTGAGCACCCGCTTTGCCATTATCTCGCGACTGGTATCACTGATGCGGGGACAGATCAGTGTCCGCAGCGCGGGAAACCGCGACCTCCACACCCTGTGCATGTCGATCCAGTTGAATGTGGCCAGTGACAGGTCCCTGAGCGAGCACAGCGTGGCCCTGCTCAGCGGCAAGCGCCTGCTGGTCGTGGACAGCAATAAAACCTTTTGCGAAGTCATCAACAAACAGTGCAGTGCCTGGGGCATGACTGTCTTTTCTGCGGCCAGTGAGCAGGCGGCCATCGCCATTTTGCGCAACCAGCGACTGTTGCAGGCCCCGCTGGACTTCATACTGATCGATCACCGGCAACCCGAGAACGGCCTGCACCTCGCCCACCGCATCGCCGAGGAAAACAAGGACGCCGCCGATCACCCCAGCATTCTGCTGTTGGCTCATGCCAATATCGACTACGATCAGGACGTTCTCCGTCAGGCGCGGGTACAGAAAGTGTTGAGCAAGCCGCTGGCTTCCTCCGCGCTGCGCAGCGCCCTGCTCGGCGAGTCGCGCTTCAATGCGAGCAACCCGAATCGCCAGATCGACCCGCAGACCGACTACAGCGATGCGGCGACGAAAACGCTGCAGTGCCTGATTGCCGAGGATAATCCCAGCAATGCGCTGGTGCTGAAGCGGATGCTCAGTAACCTGGAGATTGAGGTACAGCACGCCGAGAACGGTCAGCAGGCCTTGAATCAGTTCCTGCGCACGCAGTTCGACCTGGTGATTCTCGATATCGAAATGCCGGTCATGGATGGTTTGGAAACGGCCCGCCAGATGCGTCACTTTGAGAACGAAGAGGGACGGCGACGCACGCCCATTTTCGGTCTCAGCGCCAATGCTCTGGATGAACAACGCGACAATTACCTGAACTCCGGGATCGATCTTCATTTGGTGAAACCCATCCGGCAATGGGAGCTGGCAGAAGCCATCCAGCGCTGGACCGGCTACACGCATCACAAGTCTTGA
- a CDS encoding VOC family protein, which translates to MQRPNPHAGMRHLALFVENFDETLRFYNELLGMAVEWQPDADNYYLCSGCDNLALHRYSGQPRSVAGQRLDHLGFILRQPEDVDAWHTFLVENGVAIKAAPRTHRDGARSFYCLDPDGNLVQMIYHPPIAGVL; encoded by the coding sequence ATGCAGCGACCCAATCCCCATGCCGGTATGCGCCATCTGGCGCTGTTTGTCGAAAACTTTGACGAGACACTGCGCTTTTATAACGAACTGCTGGGGATGGCGGTGGAATGGCAGCCCGACGCGGATAACTACTATCTGTGCTCAGGCTGCGACAACCTCGCACTGCACCGCTACAGCGGCCAGCCACGCAGCGTGGCCGGACAGCGTCTTGACCACCTGGGTTTCATCCTGCGCCAGCCGGAAGACGTGGATGCCTGGCATACGTTCCTTGTGGAAAACGGGGTGGCAATCAAAGCGGCGCCGCGCACTCACCGGGACGGCGCCCGCAGCTTTTACTGCCTGGATCCGGACGGCAATCTCGTGCAGATGATTTATCACCCGCCCATTGCCGGGGTGCTGTAA
- the coq7 gene encoding 2-polyprenyl-3-methyl-6-methoxy-1,4-benzoquinone monooxygenase, with translation MQRSFSAIDRLLMGADRSLKTLVRGSATAQRRNPSGDYRDNSEGREEQARRHSAGLMRINHTGEVCAQALYQGQALTARRSDVKEAMSHAADEEVDHLAWCEDRLRELGSRPSHLNPLFYAGAFAIGATAGAISDKISLGFVAATEDQVCEHLREHLHTLPSDDEKSRAILEQMLEDEAAHATQALEAGGAVFPRPVKTLMTLMSKVMTKTTYHL, from the coding sequence ATGCAACGTAGTTTTTCTGCCATAGACCGGCTGCTGATGGGCGCCGACCGCAGTCTGAAAACACTGGTGCGCGGCAGCGCCACAGCACAGCGCCGCAACCCGTCGGGCGACTATCGCGACAACAGCGAAGGGCGCGAGGAACAGGCCCGCCGCCACAGCGCCGGACTGATGCGCATCAATCACACCGGCGAAGTTTGCGCTCAGGCGCTGTATCAGGGGCAGGCGCTCACAGCACGTCGCAGCGATGTCAAAGAAGCCATGAGTCATGCAGCGGATGAGGAAGTCGATCATCTGGCGTGGTGCGAAGATCGCTTGCGCGAGCTGGGCAGCCGTCCCAGCCACCTGAACCCGCTGTTTTACGCTGGCGCATTCGCCATCGGCGCGACCGCTGGCGCGATCAGCGACAAGATCAGTCTGGGGTTTGTGGCAGCGACAGAAGATCAGGTTTGCGAGCACCTGCGTGAACACTTGCACACGCTGCCCAGCGACGATGAGAAGTCTCGGGCGATTCTGGAGCAGATGCTAGAAGACGAGGCCGCTCACGCAACTCAGGCTCTCGAGGCAGGCGGCGCCGTTTTCCCGCGACCGGTGAAGACACTCATGACCCTGATGTCCAAGGTCATGACCAAAACCACGTATCACCTCTGA